The following proteins come from a genomic window of Pleuronectes platessa chromosome 2, fPlePla1.1, whole genome shotgun sequence:
- the LOC128459926 gene encoding eukaryotic translation initiation factor 4 gamma 3-like — MVLKNLGARRPPPRKIIMGLSLHDDVQLKKSENAWKPGMKRESLPAEPESNKTQDLFKKVRSILNKLTPEKFSQLVKQVWDLTIDTEERLKGVIELVFEKAIDEPSFSVAYGKMCRCLATLKVPITDAPNNTVNFQKLLLSRCQKEFERDKVDDVVFERKQKELDSAASVSTERDRLQVELQVAKDIARRRSISNIKFIGELFKLKMLTEAIMHDCVVKLLGNHDEDSLECLCRLLTTIGKDFDLVKAKPRMDHYFKQMEKIIREGKTSSRTRFMLQDTIDLRLHKWVSRRANQGPKTIDQIHKEAKLEEEEEQRKVQQQLYFKDTRRRPDPREQREQREQRQQRQQREQRQQREQRQQREQREQRDPQVQGEETWNTVPMRKNGRTIDPNKIPKISKFDPSPQPSTTPPQNPDIDAGTTHGSRSRTEKKCSNKPLISAPKVTEVKSEPERSRVREPVKPEPVQMREKPARSEEEIERKCKSIIDEFLHLKDFKEAVQCVVELDLGSQSHIFIRVGVESTLERSQITRDHLGQLLFQLAQKGILPKPQFYKGFADTLEQADDMAIDVPHIWLYLAELLSPVLKEGGFSMRELFSELSKPLLPMGRAGILISEILLILCNQMGHRTVASLWEESGLNWTDLLPEEEDVQAFISQQVSDEDDAPNMQALNSLAESETELETAAVEPSLMPPASLQPQASSPAYREASSETLPADTTPQQNPKFDAGTTLGSRTGRKRRKNRKRSAKPLSSAPSQPDLYTRGSSSKELLESPTPEEPPRDSEPEGAVPRRPNVSEDESEPEGSKDAPNRQANPPEAANSSERLSAKEPASSHLSSVEELKPSLVPPQTLNTDKPLLDAPGTLAALSGAAPLALNSLAESETELETVAVEPSLMPPPSLQPQASSPAYREAASETLPADTTPQQNPDIEARTTLGSRTGRKRRKNRKRSAKLLSSAPSQPDLYTRGSSSKELLESPTPEEPPRDSEPEGAVPRRPNVSEHKSEPEGSSVFSPAYREAALPADTTPQQDPHFEPKCVKENLAESHLSSSPYLRALMTAVCKAAVKDNTNCRVHTALIQKRLPVLLQYRNSESERQLHALQELQSLIVALDHPPNLLRIFFECMYDEDAFCKSGTRKDPANQLDKGVALKTVTAFFTWLREAEEESEDN; from the exons ATGGTT CTTAAAAACCTTGGGGCCCGGCGACCACCACCCAGGAAGATCATCATGGGCCTGTCTTTGCACGACGATGTTCAGCTGAAGAAATCAGAGAATGCCTGGAAACCAGGCATGAAGAGGGAAAGCCTCCCAGCGGAACCAGAGTCCAACAAAACacag gacctgttcaagaAGGTCCGCAGCATCCTGAACAAGCTGACGCCGGAGAAGTTCAGCCAGCTGGTGAAGCAGGTGTGGGACCTGACCATCGACACTGAGGAGCGGCTCAAAGGAGTCATTGAGCTGGTGTTTGAAAAGGCCATCGACGAGCCCAGCTTCTCGGTGGCCTACGGGAAAATGTGCCGCTGCCTCGCCACG ctcaaagtgcccatCACTGACGCTCCCAACAACACAGTGAACTTTCAAAAGCTGCTGCTAAGCCGCTGCCAGAAGGAATTTGAGAGAGACAAGGTGGATGATGTGGTgtttgagaggaagcagaaggagctggactctgctgcatcggtaagt acggagcgtgaccgacttcaggtagagctgcaggtggcCAAGGACATTGCCCGGCGGCGATCCATCAGCAACATAAAGTTCATTGGTGAACTCTTCAAGCTAAAGATGCTAACGGAGGCCATCATGCACGACTGCGTGGTGAAGCTGCTGGGGAACCACGACGAAGATTCCCTGGAGTGTCTCTGCAGGCTGCTCACCACAATCGGCAAGGACTTTGATTTAGTgaaggccaag cctcggaTGGATCACTATTTTAAgcagatggaaaaaatcatcagagaggggaagacgtCTTCACGGACAAGGTTCATGTTGCAGGACACcatagacctgagattg cacaaatgGGTGTCAAGAAGAGCCAACCAGGGTCCAAAGACAATTGATCAGATCCACAAGGAGGCAAAgcttgaagaggaagaggagcagagaaaagtgcagcagcaactgtACTTCAAGGACACCAGGAGACGgccag atccaagggagcagagggagcagagagagcagagacagcagagacagcagagagagcagagacagcagagagagcagagacagcagagagagcagagggagcagagagatccGCAAGTACAGGGAGAGGAGACCTGGAACACTGTGCCCATGAGGAAGAATGGCAGGACCATCGACCCCAACAAGATCCCAAAGAtctccaag TTCgacccctcacctcaaccctcCACCACTCCTCCACAGAACCCAGACATCGACGCCGGGACAACTcacggaag TCGTAGCCGTACAGAAAAAAAGTGCAGcaacaagccgctgatctctgcacCGAAAGTCACCGAGGTCAAATCTGAGCCAGAGCGCAGCAGAGtccgagagcctg TGAAACCTGAGCCTGTCCAGATGAGAGAGAAACCTGCTcggtctgaggaggagatcgagAGGAAGTGCAAGTCCATCATCGACGAGTTCCTGCACCTTAAAGATTTCAAG gagGCTGTCCAGTGTGTGGTGGAACTTGATCTGGGCTCTCAGTCTCACATCTTCATACGCGTGGGGGTGGAGTCGACTCTGGAGCGCAGTCAGATCACACGGGACCACTTGGGCCAGCTCCTCTTCCAGCTGGCGCAGAAGGGAATCCTGCCCAAACCCCAGTTCTACAAAGG GTTTGCAGACACGCTGGAGCAAGCGGACGACATGGCCATCGACGTTCCCCACATCTGGCTGTACCTGGCCGAGCTGCTCAGCCCTGTGCTGAAGGAGGGGGGCTTCTCTATGAGAGAGCTCTTTAG TGAATTAAGCAAACCTTTGCTTCCTATGGGAAGAGCTGGGATCTTGATCTCTGAAATACTGCTCATACTATGCAATCAAATG GGCCATCGTACTGTGGCTTCTCTGTGGGAAGAATCAGGCCTCAACTGGACTGACCTTCTGCCGGAGGAAGAGGACGTCCAGGCTTTCATCTCACAACAGGTCAGTGATGAAG atgatgcGCCAAACATGCAGGCTTTGAACAGCCTTGCAGAGtcagagactgagctggagacagccgcCGTTGAGCCTTCTCTCATGCCCCCCGCTTCACTACAGCCCCAAGCCTCTAGTCCTGCTTACAGAGAGGCCTCCTCTGAAACTTTGCCTGCTGACACCACTCCTCAACAGAACCCCAAATTCGACGCCGGGACAACTctgggaag CCGTACAGGCAGGAAGcgcaggaagaacagaaagcgCAGCGCAAAGCCGCTGAGCTCTGCACCGTCTCAGCCGGATCTGTACACAAGGGGAAGCAGctcaaaggagctgctggagagtccaaccCCGGAGGAGCCGCCAAGAGACAGCGAGCCAGAGGGAGCTGTGCCTAGGAGACCGAATGTCTCAGAGGACGAATctgagccagagggcagca aggaTGCGCCAAACCGGCAGGCCAACCCACCTGAAGCGGCCAACTCAAGTGAGCGTCTCTCAGCCAAGGAACCAGCCTCTTCTCACTTGTCCTCAGTCGAGGAGCTGAAACCCTCTTTGGTGCCACCTCAGACTCTGAACACAGACAAGCCTCTCTTAGACGCCCCTGGAACTCTGGCTGCCTTGTCTGGAGCAGCCCCCTTGGCTTTGAACAGCCTTGCAGAGtcagagactgagctggagacagtcGCCGTTGAACCTTCTCTCATGCCCCCCCCTTCACTGCAGCCCCAAGCCTCTAGCCCTGCTTACAGAGAGGCCGCCTCTGAAACTTTGCCTGCTGACACCACTCCTCAACAGAACCCAGACATCGAAGCCAGGACAACTctgggaag CCGTACAGGCAGGAAGcgcaggaagaacagaaagcgCAGCGCAAAGCTGCTGAGCTCTGCACCGTCTCAGCCTGATCTGTACACCAGGGGAAGCAGctcaaaggagctgctggagagtccaaccCCGGAGGAGCCGCCAAGAGACAGCGAGCCAGAGGGAGCTGTGCCTAGGAGACCGAATGTCTCAGAGCACAAATctgagccagagggcagcagtgtctTTAGTCCTGCTTATAGAGAGGCCGCTTTGCCTGCTGACACCACTCCTCAACAGGACCCACACTTCGAACCCAAATGTGTGAAG gagaACCTGGCTGAATCTCACCTGAGCTCGTCTCCCTACCTGAGGGCgttgatgacggctgtgtgTAAGGCAGCAGTGAAAG ATAACACCAACTGTCGAGTGCACACGGCCCTCATTCAAAAGAGATTACCTGTATTGCTCCAGTACCGGAACTCAGAGAGTGAGCGACAGCTGCATGCTCTTCAGGAACTTCAGTCGCTGATCGTCGCCCTCGATCATCCTCCAA acctcctccgGATATTCTTCGAGTGTATGTACGACGAGGACGCATTCTGCAAGTCGGGGACGAGAAAAGACCCGGCCAATCAGCTGGATAAGGGCGTGGCCCTGAAGACCGTCACAGCCTTCTTCACCTGGCTgcgggaggcggaggaggagtcGGAAGACAATTGA